Proteins from one Falco naumanni isolate bFalNau1 chromosome 2, bFalNau1.pat, whole genome shotgun sequence genomic window:
- the LOC121083208 gene encoding LOW QUALITY PROTEIN: olfactory receptor 2AT4 (The sequence of the model RefSeq protein was modified relative to this genomic sequence to represent the inferred CDS: inserted 2 bases in 1 codon) — translation MNFWVKGVSTSPTTESCSSNASTKVFFLVGFPALQDFQTSLFIMFLLFFLLVLVGNAVIVTVVVVDHTLHKPMYFFLINLSVLGVLFITTTISKMLAMFLDNAKTILFQGCYLQMYSLHGLMVNKALLLLVMAYDRYEATCSPFHYPVKMTRRMNIQLAASAWITALIIPVPIIMQTSRLAYGHTARVHHCFCDHLAVAQATCSDFSADFQTFLGFSIAMTVSVIPLLLVTLSYVHIILSVLKINSTGRRMRAFSTCTSHLLXNMYFSVAYVSYRADIPVDVHVMSNIVFSILTPLLIYTLRNKEVKSAVKKSILKILPL, via the exons ATGAATTTCTGGGTGAAAG GCGTTTCGACCAGCCCCACCAcggaaagctgcagcagcaatgctTCCACTAAAGTCTTTTTCTTGGTGGGCTTTCCAGCTCTCCAGGATTTCCAGACTTCCCTCTTCATTATGTTCTTGCTATTCTTCCTGCTGGTCCTGGTTGGTAATGCTGTCATCGTCACCGTGGTTGTGGTTGACCATACACTCCACAAACCCATGTACTTTTTCCTGATTAACCTCTCTGTGTTAGGCGTGCTATTCATAACCACCACCATCTCCAAAATGCTGGCAATGTTCCTGGACAATGCTAAAACCATCTTGTTTCAGGGCTGTTATCTGCAGATGTACAGTTTGCATGGGTTGATGGTAAACAAGGCGCTTCTCCTGCTGGTCATGGCTTATGACCGCTATGaagccacctgcagcccctttCATTACCCAGTCAAGATGACAAGAAGAATGAACATCCAGCTGGCAGCGAGCGCCTGGATCACTGCGCTGATAATACCCGTGCCCATCATCATGCAGACCTCTCGGCTGGCTTATGGACACACAGCCAGGGTTCACCACTGCTTTTGTGACCACCTGGCTGTTGCACAAGCCACGTGCTCAGACTTCAGTGCCGATTTCCAGACCTTCTTGGGGTTCTCCATTGCTATGACAGTGTCGGTCATCCCTCTGTTGCTCGTCACCCTCTCATACGTCCACATCATCCTCTCCGTACTAAAGATCAACTCCACAGGAAGACGCATGAGAGCTTTTTCAACATGTACTTCCCATCTGCT CAACATGTATTTCTCTGTGGCGTATGTGTCCTACAGAGCAGACATCCCCGTTGATGTCCATGTCATGAGCAACATTGTCTTCTCTATTTTGACTCCCTTGTTAATTTATACATTACGGAACAAGGAAGTAAAATCCGCAGTTAAAAAGTCTATCCTGAAAATCTtgcccctttaa